A segment of the Anopheles cruzii chromosome 2, idAnoCruzAS_RS32_06, whole genome shotgun sequence genome:
GTCCCCGGTTGTTCTCGACCGAGCTAATGTACAGCGAGCCGTTGGTGAGCTGCGAGCGGAACGTATCCCCGACGATCCCAATGTCCTGCCCGTCCGGTCCACGCCACCGGATGTTGGGCGGCACCTTACCATCCTGCAGCACCTTACGATCGGCACGGCCCGCACACTGCAGTAATACTGAATTCCCTTCCGGTACGGTCACATCCGACGGTTCCACCGTAAACTCGAGCGCTGCAGAgagaaaaggggaaaaatgAGGTGGATCAGTCATTAATCAACGGTGACGAGTCTATTGAATTAGGGCGAAGGGCGATTAGTTGAATGATTTCCGGTTTATCCACACGAGGATACCTGTTTTCGGGATTTACCGTGAAGTTGACCGGaagttgtttcggtttcgcatCTAGTAACGAAGTTCCGGCACTTCAAAGCCACCCAAGATCCGGATTAGAAAAACGCACAGCACTGTCATTTTGCTGCATCGGCTGAAGTTTGACAGCTCGAAGCTGAAGGTGTATTTCTATTTCCATAGCAACACATGCCGCTCAAGGTTTGTTTCAACAAGGAAACCGTAATTTCTGTTTTCAGGGGGCTTGGCCGGAAGTTTAGGTATCGGTTCGATTTTCACTGACCAGCGGCCGGGAGTTAATATTTGCCCTGTCATCACCGCCGGTTCACGCTGCTAATGAAAAGCATATgtttccgttcgatttttcAGCCCGATTCAACGGGGACGAAGACCGATGGACACCAACCCCACCGTCCGCCGGAACGCGGAGAGGATGTTTATGGCACTTCATAAAATGTTGTTGACCGAAAGTATGCAGAACACTATGCTTGTTTTCGACGCAGACATCGTTTGGGGAGTAAATTAGAAAATACGCAACGTGGGGAGTGGTGTCCATTTGTTGCAGTGCGTGTTCTAACACATGTCCAGCGTTCGCAAACCTAACCCCGGGCTGTTGGTTGTTTAAACGAGTTACACTCGAGAGCTGGACACCAGTGTGCCCTGTTGCATCAGGCAGGCCCACCAACGGCCTCCCGTTTCGGGGTGGTGGGTCCTATTTACATGTCCGGAATTAGTTTTGGGAATTACTTTTCCATCCTTCCCCACAGTCGAATGGACGACGATTGGATGTGGGGTGATTAAAACTGCAGAAGCAACAAATAAAATTACCACCCAGAACTAGGAATGATGACGCGGAATACCCTCCTGATGAATGGTGGCCCAGCATGATGATCATGCCCCGGATCCTGCTGCATCCTGACAAAAACCGAGCGACAGCCGCGTGGGAATTCTGGGTATGGTCAGGATCAAAACTTTACCGTACACGGGACAGGGACATGGGACTTACAGAGTAAGCAACAGGACCGAATGGAGAATGATGTGTTGTGGACCACGAGAGCTTGGTTGACAAATACAAGAGCCACAGGCCGCCATGAAGGCGATAAACCGCCGAAACTTTGCATCCAATTAAACGATGCCGGTCCTGACCGGAGGACGAGTTCGAAACGTGCTCCGATCCGAAGAAGTTGTAGTGCGCTCGCAGCATCCGATTGGGTGTTAAGTAGTGCGTGTTATTGCGCATTGGTGTGGTCTCTTGACGCAAgggtcgtttttcttttccttttgttcTGAATGTCCTACCTTGagaggtgtgtgcgtgtgttggcgTCCGAGTTATTTAGTGTGCGAATGACGCATCAACCAATATTGTTGTACTGTGAGACACTTGAAAAGAATGCCCAACATTAGAAGGAAGCCATTGTCAACCTTTGACACCGCGTAATAAGCACCTAAAGCCCTGATAACTGTGCCTACGGAGGGATTAGTGCAAAAATTGTTTTTGGTGACCCAAGTCTAGAGTGGATTGTCAGCAACAACATGAATAGCCAGCTGCGGGAATATTTGGACTCGATTGAATATCTGCCGGAGGAGCTGCTGTACGGGGTATGCGAGACGGCAAAGATCGACCGATCCATCCAAAGCAACACCGAGGATCTAAACCGACGCGTCGATTCGTTATTCCGCAAATGCCGCCGAGGCGAGTTGTCCGCGGCCGTCGCCGATGCCGAGTTCGCTGTCATCAGGGACTGCTACGAACAGCTTCTCGAGGATTCAGACGAAAAGCTTCGCCTAGCCGTTAGTATGCACGACCAGGTTGCGAACCATTTGCAGCGCCTTGATGTGTGTCTGGACAAGCTGAAGGAAGAACTGGAAACGAAACGCCCCGGAAGTACGGAGCGACTGGAGAAGCGTTTCTTTGGAACGGAACTTGGGAAGCGCACCAGGGAGCAGATGCAGAGTCGTTTCTACGACACGAAAACGAAAGATGCTTTCGAAACGTCCAGCAGCGACCCGGTTGGTGTCGGCAACAATGAAGTGGAGAGTGGCGTCCAACAAGATGCGGCACGGTGCGGTCCCGTCAGTGCACAGACATTCGATCGCGCCGGATGTAATGGGCTCTCGATCGAGTCGACAGGAACACTGGTTCCGAGTGATCCGGCCAACGCGGACCAACACTATCCACCGTTGCCATTGGCAGGAGATGCCCAGCCGCAACCATCAGATAACGCAGCAGAGCGAAAGCAGGAACAACCACAAATCGTTTCACAAATGTCGCTGCAGTTTTCGCAACTTCGGCTGTCGTAGGTCTCAAATCGGCGCTACGGAGCAAGAGGGTCCTGAATTCCTGAAGGGCCGCATCGTTTAAGTACAAGTTctggaaaacaaatattcaacGACAGTGCCCAATAGAATTACTTTGATCAACAAACCATTAACATACAGTGAAACTGCGCAGAAACACAATACTAACGTGAGTCCAATTCTGTTCAACTCCAATAAACAATAGTACCAAGGGTTCGATCGCAAGTTTGTGTTATGTCATCTGGGCTGCTAGGGAAGAAGTGTCAAGAGAGGAACATGACGAGTCTCTTAGTAGGCAACCAAAAATCAGGCGGTCTTAGTAGGCCGATGCACTGATTGATGATGTCGAAACATCAATTAGAGCCTATCTCCCGGATTGGAGACCCGGCCGTGTAGAACATTACGCCACTGCCTGGCCTTGGCCGTTTCGCGTTTCCATAATCACGTCATTAGAAAGGAAGTACTCATAAACGACCGTACGGCTCTCGTAACTAATTCTAACCATTACCAACCCGTtgcagaaccgaaccgatagATCGGAGGGGCGCCCGTTGATGCACTCTCCACGCGCCGTTCTCGGCGAGTTCTCCTTctcgaagcagcagcaacagcagtaaaTTAACCTACATTAATGGCGCTGGTGTGTCTTGCGCCGTGCGCCTCTTCCAAACGATGCCACTTAAACGTTTACCAGTTTAAAGAGCGTTCTTCTCTCGAGCGAACTCTTTCCCTGTTCCGACTCcgtgcgccggccggccaataAAGCGCACGTTCAGCATACTCAAAGTGCACTAATCGGGGGGtcctggctggcggcggcgtcggctttctcaattaaattaatgtcTTCCAAATGGCATCGGGGCGGAAAATCAGATTACCGCCCGGGACCAAAGTGAGACCATATAGGGGCTCTGCTCGCTGCTGGTTGCAGTTCGCCAATGCCGGCCAGTGCCGGCTGCTGCATTCAATCCGCATCAACACGACAGCGGACACgagaccggccggccgccactGATTGTTGGCAATTTCCAGTGCCAATTTATGAATCTAAGGACGCTGTTCCTGGAGAACGGAGCGCAGTCGGTAATTAATAAGCGCGTAGCGCGTTCTGACCGAAAAGTTCCGTGTCCACCGTGTCCACTGGCGAATGTCATTACTCATCGTTAACTGAGCGGAGCCCAAATCACGAGCCCCTCAACGTCAGGCGACGGACATCAAACGCTGCTGGCTGTGGCTATGAAggcggtgccgccgccccCTTCGTCGTGGGTGTGTAAATCGGTTCCAATCTATCAATTAAGATAAATTATCTTGCTCCGATTTGGAGTCATTTTAAACTTGTGGCGCGTCTGGTGCGGCTAGACCCCGGGGGAGGGTTGCGCCACACAACAAATCCCCAAGCCGACCGAGGGGTTGATGTATTTAAAACTGATGGTCAGAATCGTGGAACGGGGCTCTCGGGTTCGGGGTTTTCGGTGGGTGACCCTCCAGAGGAGAAGTCCATCAGCCACGTTGCCACGGCTGCCAGGCATTTAATTTAGTTCAATCAAGACCAGAGATACCAGACCCACAGAGATTGGATTCGGGCGCACGTCAAACCAGAAAAATGTTGAGCCGGAAAATATGTCTGGGACACTGCGCGACCTTTTAAAATTCGACTTCAAGCCACATACAACCCGGGGAACACCGCGGTGCATCTGAGGCCCCTTTGTGATTGTGACAGTCTACACTAAtcgaaaaatcccaaaaaaacggaacgcacCG
Coding sequences within it:
- the LOC128266861 gene encoding uncharacterized protein LOC128266861 produces the protein MNSQLREYLDSIEYLPEELLYGVCETAKIDRSIQSNTEDLNRRVDSLFRKCRRGELSAAVADAEFAVIRDCYEQLLEDSDEKLRLAVSMHDQVANHLQRLDVCLDKLKEELETKRPGSTERLEKRFFGTELGKRTREQMQSRFYDTKTKDAFETSSSDPVGVGNNEVESGVQQDAARCGPVSAQTFDRAGCNGLSIESTGTLVPSDPANADQHYPPLPLAGDAQPQPSDNAAERKQEQPQIVSQMSLQFSQLRLS